One genomic segment of Borrelia coriaceae includes these proteins:
- the rplU gene encoding 50S ribosomal protein L21: MYALLEIKGKQYKAVMGEMLKIDKIKASEGDKLEFSSVMLVEKDGDVKIGKPYVLGSRIKCTYIEDKRDKKVISYRYRRRKSSERKVGHRQSYSYVLVDDIVIS, from the coding sequence ATGTATGCGTTATTGGAAATAAAGGGAAAGCAATACAAAGCTGTTATGGGGGAGATGTTAAAGATAGATAAGATTAAAGCTAGTGAAGGTGATAAATTAGAATTTAGTAGTGTAATGCTTGTAGAGAAGGATGGAGATGTAAAGATAGGGAAACCTTATGTTTTAGGTTCTCGTATAAAATGTACTTATATAGAAGATAAGAGAGATAAAAAAGTTATTTCTTATAGGTATAGGAGACGAAAATCAAGTGAGAGAAAGGTTGGACATCGTCAGTCTTATTCTTATGTTTTGGTTGATGATATAGTTATTAGTTAG
- a CDS encoding ribosomal-processing cysteine protease Prp translates to MINVLIKTQNDIIVYILANGHARGNNYVNVVCASFSFILRTFLSILDCDKENFIVNNSLRGYLQFEASFGDLDRQNLFYYSRFLIQGIKDLCFEYPCDIKLILEETSGNK, encoded by the coding sequence GTGATTAATGTTTTAATAAAGACGCAGAATGATATAATTGTTTATATTTTGGCTAATGGACATGCTAGAGGAAATAATTATGTTAATGTAGTTTGTGCTTCTTTTTCCTTTATTTTGAGGACTTTTTTAAGTATTCTTGATTGTGATAAGGAAAATTTTATTGTAAATAATTCTCTAAGAGGTTATTTACAATTTGAGGCTTCTTTTGGAGATTTGGATAGGCAAAATCTTTTTTATTATAGTAGATTTTTAATACAAGGTATAAAGGATTTATGCTTTGAGTATCCTTGTGATATTAAATTGATTTTGGAGGAGACTAGTGGCAACAAGTAA
- the rpmA gene encoding 50S ribosomal protein L27: MATSKSGGSSKNGRDSISKRLGVKRSGGQFVRAGEIIVRQRGTKFHKGKNSGLGRDYTIFALKDGIVEFKTSKGRKYINII, encoded by the coding sequence GTGGCAACAAGTAAAAGTGGTGGTAGTTCTAAGAATGGAAGAGATTCTATATCTAAGAGGCTTGGTGTTAAGAGAAGTGGTGGGCAATTTGTGAGAGCTGGAGAAATAATTGTACGCCAGAGAGGTACAAAATTTCATAAAGGTAAAAATTCTGGGCTTGGTAGGGATTATACAATATTTGCATTAAAGGATGGTATAGTAGAGTTTAAAACTTCTAAGGGTCGAAAATATATAAATATTATTTGA
- the obgE gene encoding GTPase ObgE yields the protein MHTFKDSLNITVSSGAGGPGCVSFLRERFKAKGGPDGGDGGRGGSVIFKVNANLRTLSLYKNGQKLFANNGKPGMGSRRNGASGKDLVIFVPPNTCVYDTVTNSLLFELQGFDDEVVALKGGRGGLGNVNFKSSIKRTPRFAQPGESGAILNLRLELALIADIGLVGLPNSGKSSLISTITASRSKVSDYPFTTKIPHLGVLRAYCNDLVIADVPGIIKGASLGIGLGFDFLKHISKTKILVFLIDVATSDFMDAYNILVNELSAYNVRLASKKRIIVANKLDLEGAIENFNQLKRALDNEIVLGISIYDNRGIDELVSQLFALSGA from the coding sequence TTGCATACATTCAAGGATTCTTTAAACATAACTGTCTCTTCAGGTGCTGGGGGTCCAGGATGTGTTTCTTTTTTGCGTGAAAGATTTAAGGCCAAGGGAGGTCCTGATGGTGGTGATGGCGGAAGAGGTGGAAGTGTAATCTTTAAGGTGAATGCAAACCTTAGAACCTTATCTCTTTATAAAAATGGTCAGAAGCTTTTTGCTAATAATGGCAAGCCTGGAATGGGTTCTAGAAGGAACGGAGCTTCTGGTAAAGATTTAGTTATATTTGTTCCTCCAAATACTTGTGTTTATGATACTGTTACCAATTCTTTGTTGTTTGAGCTTCAGGGCTTTGATGATGAAGTTGTTGCTTTAAAAGGCGGGAGAGGTGGACTTGGAAATGTAAATTTTAAAAGTTCTATAAAACGGACGCCAAGGTTTGCACAGCCTGGTGAATCTGGCGCTATTTTGAATTTGCGTCTTGAATTAGCATTAATAGCGGATATTGGACTTGTTGGTCTTCCTAATTCGGGTAAATCTTCTCTTATTTCTACTATAACTGCTTCAAGATCAAAAGTCTCAGATTATCCTTTTACTACTAAAATTCCGCATCTTGGTGTTCTTAGAGCTTATTGTAATGATTTAGTGATTGCTGATGTGCCTGGGATCATTAAGGGTGCAAGTCTAGGAATCGGACTTGGCTTTGATTTTTTAAAACACATTTCAAAGACCAAGATTTTGGTTTTCTTAATAGATGTTGCTACTAGTGACTTTATGGATGCTTATAACATTCTTGTTAATGAGCTTAGTGCATATAATGTTAGACTTGCAAGTAAGAAGCGAATAATTGTTGCTAATAAACTTGATTTAGAGGGTGCTATTGAAAATTTTAATCAGTTAAAAAGAGCTTTAGATAATGAGATAGTTTTAGGAATTTCTATTTATGATAATCGAGGAATAGATGAGCTTGTTAGTCAGCTTTTTGCTTTATCGGGAGCTTAA
- the nadD gene encoding nicotinate (nicotinamide) nucleotide adenylyltransferase — MRIAILGGTYNPVHIGHMFLAKEIEYFLNVDKVLLIPTHKPVHKSVENISVKDRIAMLELAVQSENNIFIDECDVVNGGITYTVDTIDCIKKKYVYDDIYLVIGDDLFQSFDSWKNPEKIVKSVNLVVVHRMYTERLVSRFKHVYIDNRIFPISSSEIRSRIEQGLPVDYLLPLDVLKYIKSNNLYVKGK; from the coding sequence ATGAGAATAGCAATATTAGGTGGTACTTATAATCCTGTTCATATTGGTCATATGTTTTTAGCAAAAGAGATAGAGTATTTTTTAAATGTTGATAAAGTATTATTAATTCCCACGCATAAACCTGTTCATAAGAGTGTTGAGAATATTAGTGTTAAAGATAGAATTGCAATGCTTGAATTGGCAGTACAATCTGAGAATAATATCTTTATTGATGAATGCGATGTGGTAAATGGCGGTATAACTTATACCGTTGATACTATTGATTGTATTAAGAAGAAGTATGTTTATGATGATATCTATTTGGTAATTGGGGATGATCTTTTTCAAAGTTTTGATTCATGGAAAAATCCAGAGAAAATAGTAAAATCAGTGAATCTTGTAGTGGTTCATAGGATGTATACTGAAAGATTAGTTAGTAGGTTTAAACATGTTTACATTGATAATAGAATATTTCCTATTTCTTCTTCAGAGATTAGAAGTAGGATTGAACAGGGATTGCCTGTTGATTATTTGCTTCCTCTTGATGTTTTGAAATATATTAAAAGTAATAATTTATATGTTAAAGGTAAATAA
- a CDS encoding LCP family protein → MRKELFFLVLIILIVLGIVIFFVDSSKREQIYFELNTKSNISFLFIIEDDNKNLLSMQEIFINIKTGNVGFVDIPVYTGYEDLKGNVSWFEDLYRKNSFNEFLSKVSRQLNHEPDYYIRFKKSNFVKFVDYIGGVRLLVKNPVKVYNLLRPVLIPSGNSVFDGDKSYDYLSYFRDVASYDERFEFFKEFFKKILTQFSDFKEDYDYFAKMYFMLNTDLSETVFKYILANYKINNEKFIFINIKGQEETFKDNDDNLIKVVFPYYGGAVLKESIENLNRDLMDKAKNEEVIKVVVLNGTKTPGLAKNAADIFKSFKFKVIRFGNADRHDYSSTLIINNSDNLEIAIKVGDVIKTRNIKPISEFRIDALGLDLPDMSPDVVIILGDDFDGRYVKNR, encoded by the coding sequence TTGAGGAAAGAGTTATTTTTTTTAGTTTTAATTATTTTAATAGTTCTTGGTATTGTAATTTTTTTTGTAGATAGTTCTAAAAGAGAACAAATATATTTTGAATTGAATACTAAAAGTAATATTAGTTTTTTGTTTATTATAGAAGATGATAATAAAAATCTTTTAAGTATGCAAGAAATTTTTATTAATATAAAAACAGGGAATGTTGGATTTGTGGATATTCCTGTTTATACAGGTTATGAGGATTTAAAGGGAAATGTGTCTTGGTTTGAAGATTTGTATAGAAAAAATAGCTTTAATGAATTTTTATCTAAAGTATCTAGGCAGTTAAACCATGAACCTGATTATTATATTCGTTTTAAAAAGAGTAATTTTGTGAAATTTGTTGACTATATTGGTGGGGTGAGACTTCTTGTTAAAAATCCTGTTAAAGTATATAACTTGCTGCGCCCTGTCTTAATACCCTCTGGAAATTCTGTTTTTGATGGAGATAAGTCTTATGATTATTTAAGTTATTTCAGAGATGTTGCTTCTTACGATGAGAGATTTGAATTTTTTAAGGAATTTTTCAAAAAGATTTTGACACAATTTTCTGATTTTAAAGAGGATTATGATTATTTTGCTAAAATGTATTTTATGTTAAATACTGATCTTTCTGAAACCGTATTTAAGTATATTCTTGCTAATTATAAAATAAATAATGAAAAATTTATTTTCATTAATATTAAGGGGCAAGAAGAGACATTTAAGGATAATGATGATAATTTAATCAAAGTTGTTTTTCCTTATTATGGGGGAGCAGTGCTTAAGGAATCTATAGAAAATTTAAATAGAGATTTAATGGATAAAGCTAAAAATGAAGAAGTAATCAAAGTTGTTGTTTTAAATGGGACTAAAACTCCTGGACTTGCAAAAAATGCAGCAGATATTTTTAAATCTTTCAAATTTAAGGTTATAAGATTTGGTAATGCAGATAGGCATGATTATTCTAGTACTTTGATAATTAATAATTCGGATAATTTAGAGATAGCTATTAAGGTTGGGGATGTAATTAAAACAAGAAATATTAAACCAATTTCTGAGTTTCGTATAGATGCTTTAGGACTTGATTTGCCTGATATGAGTCCTGATGTAGTAATCATTTTGGGAGATGATTTTGATGGGAGATATGTTAAAAATAGGTGA
- the rsfS gene encoding ribosome silencing factor, translating into MGDMLKIGDIKKLCKIISDFGGINVLGVNVSSVCNWADFFVIVSCSSLKQMEALYYDKLVTFFKEEDFNYYTENKGFVHDWTIILCEDLIIHLMSEKAREYYELEKIWDNGKVIYP; encoded by the coding sequence ATGGGAGATATGTTAAAAATAGGTGATATTAAGAAGTTATGCAAGATTATATCTGATTTTGGTGGAATTAATGTTTTAGGTGTTAATGTTAGTTCTGTTTGTAATTGGGCTGATTTTTTTGTTATTGTGTCATGTTCGTCATTGAAACAAATGGAGGCTTTATATTATGACAAATTAGTTACTTTTTTTAAAGAAGAGGATTTTAATTATTATACTGAAAATAAAGGTTTTGTTCATGATTGGACTATTATTTTATGCGAAGATTTAATTATACATTTAATGAGTGAAAAGGCCAGAGAATACTATGAACTTGAAAAAATATGGGATAATGGAAAAGTTATTTATCCTTGA
- the spoVG gene encoding septation regulator SpoVG: protein MNITDVRIRRVDNKNPSSKLLAYVTVTFDDCLVLHNIRVIRGQKGVFIVMPNRRTKVGEYKDIVHPINQNFREILQSAIFKEYVKENPSSLELELG, encoded by the coding sequence GTGAATATTACAGATGTAAGAATTAGGAGAGTTGATAATAAAAATCCCAGTTCGAAGTTATTAGCATATGTGACAGTTACTTTTGATGATTGTTTAGTTTTGCATAATATCAGGGTTATTAGGGGGCAAAAAGGTGTTTTTATTGTTATGCCTAATAGAAGAACTAAGGTCGGAGAGTATAAGGACATTGTGCATCCTATTAATCAAAATTTTAGGGAAATTTTGCAGAGTGCTATTTTTAAAGAATATGTGAAAGAAAATCCTTCAAGTCTTGAACTCGAATTAGGTTAA
- a CDS encoding 50S ribosomal protein L25/general stress protein Ctc: MDSSKILRYEDRLDFGSLCARRIRSQSEIPAVVYGKESDVLHIKIKSGEFNKKFAKFTDNTVLILSNGTVEKCVFIKDVSENLTKGFIYHVDFYEVDRTKDIERDIAIKFVGASVGVKEGGTLSVLRNKIKVKSLPLDLPESVEVDLTPVKQGDQVIFKDIVLPDGVRLSEEDENLAILFVK, from the coding sequence GTGGATAGTAGTAAGATTTTAAGATATGAAGATCGATTAGATTTTGGTTCGTTGTGTGCTCGTAGAATACGCTCACAATCTGAGATACCAGCTGTTGTATATGGCAAAGAAAGTGATGTTCTACATATAAAAATTAAAAGTGGTGAGTTTAATAAAAAGTTTGCGAAATTTACAGATAATACTGTTTTAATTTTAAGTAACGGAACAGTTGAAAAATGTGTTTTTATTAAAGATGTGAGTGAAAATCTTACTAAAGGATTTATTTATCATGTTGATTTTTATGAGGTTGATAGGACTAAGGATATTGAAAGAGATATTGCAATTAAATTTGTAGGCGCTTCTGTTGGTGTTAAGGAAGGTGGTACTTTAAGTGTGCTTCGGAATAAAATTAAAGTTAAGTCTTTGCCTTTGGATTTGCCAGAATCTGTTGAAGTTGACTTAACTCCTGTTAAGCAAGGAGATCAAGTAATTTTTAAGGATATTGTGCTTCCTGATGGTGTGAGACTTTCTGAAGAGGATGAAAATTTGGCAATTTTATTTGTAAAATAG
- the pth gene encoding aminoacyl-tRNA hydrolase: MNLLIVGLGNPGSNFLHTRHNVGFGFIDKLVLKNALSLQKTKNYEYADFNFENKRIVLIKPLTYMNLSGNILPSVFAKFYMKIANLLVVVDNIDLPLGKCKLRKVGGTSTHNGLRSISGNLGSTKYSRLYIGVGNNYEFSLKDFVLSKFEGSELERIENVFNFLSEEIISIDEFNFDHKVATINSSSF, translated from the coding sequence ATGAATTTGTTAATAGTTGGCCTGGGCAATCCCGGGTCTAATTTTTTGCATACTAGACATAATGTTGGTTTTGGGTTTATAGATAAATTGGTTTTAAAAAATGCTCTTTCTTTGCAAAAGACCAAAAATTATGAATACGCTGATTTTAATTTTGAAAACAAGCGGATAGTTTTAATTAAGCCTTTAACTTATATGAACTTGAGTGGCAATATTTTGCCTTCTGTTTTTGCTAAGTTTTATATGAAAATAGCTAATTTATTGGTTGTGGTTGATAATATTGATTTACCTTTGGGAAAGTGTAAACTTAGAAAGGTAGGGGGTACTTCTACTCATAATGGGCTTCGCTCTATTTCTGGGAATCTTGGAAGCACTAAGTATAGTAGACTTTATATCGGGGTTGGAAATAATTATGAATTTAGTCTTAAAGATTTTGTTCTTTCAAAATTTGAGGGTAGTGAGCTTGAGCGTATTGAAAATGTGTTTAACTTTTTAAGTGAAGAGATAATAAGTATTGATGAGTTTAATTTTGATCATAAAGTTGCAACTATTAATTCTAGTAGTTTTTGA
- the tilS gene encoding tRNA lysidine(34) synthetase TilS: MFWNNILTKIENFYFQNSLTKEKVIVAFSGGADSTALLLGLKEYLNNNIVAFYFAHCLRPEFEQNLEIEHIKKFCGFHNINFQIKRCSIDIKRVSRQFGMSIEELARKYRYDALLKSLKENGASYIALAHNQNDQFETLVMRFFQGSFLDGFSGIPIINGKIIRPLLEVSRADIEKFLSLNNIVCSVDSTNNEDLYLRNRIRNNLMPVIGKIFKGYEKGLRRIADFSSELVNYFDEKDLLPFSKGNYYYSFDAITFFILPKYLVFRSIFKLLNLEGIVSNLSYGALGEIFRVNLDNKKSKILLRTNDFVLEKRQYKVNLILRQAEEMREPFDFFLRVNEYHSLSLGKILLKCLECNDNSILTLRCCSYEFRHKFFKNKLQSKKFFSKFVRYNPLYLMLLVLNGKIIGIIDLNTLNLMWSDKSILKKINISLFGGFLKE; this comes from the coding sequence ATGTTTTGGAATAATATATTAACAAAAATAGAAAATTTTTATTTTCAAAATTCTTTGACCAAAGAAAAGGTAATTGTTGCTTTTTCTGGAGGTGCAGATTCTACTGCCTTATTATTGGGGTTAAAAGAATATTTAAATAATAATATTGTTGCATTTTATTTTGCACATTGTCTAAGACCAGAGTTCGAACAAAACCTGGAAATAGAACATATAAAAAAGTTTTGTGGTTTTCATAATATTAATTTTCAAATAAAGAGGTGTAGCATTGATATAAAGAGAGTATCCAGGCAGTTTGGTATGTCAATTGAGGAATTAGCTAGGAAATATCGCTATGATGCTTTATTAAAATCTCTTAAAGAAAATGGGGCTAGTTATATTGCCCTTGCTCATAATCAAAATGATCAATTTGAAACTTTGGTGATGAGATTCTTTCAAGGTTCATTTTTGGATGGATTTTCTGGTATTCCAATTATCAATGGCAAGATTATCCGACCTTTACTTGAGGTATCAAGAGCAGATATTGAAAAATTTCTTTCTTTAAATAATATTGTTTGTTCTGTTGATAGTACTAACAATGAAGATTTGTATTTAAGAAATAGAATTAGAAATAATCTTATGCCCGTTATTGGAAAAATTTTTAAGGGGTATGAGAAGGGCTTGAGGAGAATAGCTGATTTTTCAAGTGAGCTTGTAAATTATTTTGATGAAAAGGATTTACTTCCCTTCAGTAAGGGTAATTATTATTATTCCTTTGATGCTATAACTTTTTTTATTTTGCCAAAATATTTGGTTTTTAGGAGTATTTTTAAGCTTTTAAATTTGGAAGGCATTGTGTCAAATTTATCGTATGGTGCTTTAGGTGAGATTTTTAGGGTAAATCTTGATAATAAAAAGAGTAAAATTTTGCTTAGAACTAATGATTTTGTTTTAGAAAAACGTCAATATAAGGTTAACCTTATATTGAGACAGGCTGAAGAGATGCGTGAACCTTTTGATTTTTTTTTGAGAGTTAATGAATATCATAGTTTATCTTTAGGTAAGATTTTGTTAAAATGTTTGGAGTGCAATGATAATTCTATACTAACATTGAGATGTTGTTCTTATGAGTTTAGGCATAAATTTTTTAAAAATAAGTTACAATCAAAGAAGTTCTTTTCTAAGTTTGTAAGATATAATCCACTTTATTTGATGTTGTTAGTGTTAAATGGTAAGATCATTGGAATTATTGATTTAAATACTTTAAACTTAATGTGGAGTGATAAGAGCATTCTTAAAAAAATTAATATATCTTTGTTCGGAGGATTTTTAAAGGAATGA
- the ftsH gene encoding ATP-dependent zinc metalloprotease FtsH has protein sequence MNINNNNLNNNGKSSNKKKNKNWILVLVIVFLVLAIFMSYFMRGGESYKNVPYSTFQTYLDSGLVESAVIIDKSQIQFIVKNSNLGKSYFFTNIPYFDINLLSELKAKRVEVSSGKSQASLIGVVIQTLPWILFFIFFFFIFRQTQGGGGKVFSFGKSNAQKYEAGKNKVTFKDVAGQEEAKQELSEVVEFLKHPKKFEKIGARIPKGVLLVGSPGTGKTLLAKAVAGEAGVNFFHMSGSDFVEMFVGVGASRVRDLFDNARKNAPCIIFIDELDAVGRSRGAGLGGGHDEREQTLNQLLVEMDGFGTYTNVIVMAATNRPDVLDSALLRPGRFDRQVTVTLPDIKEREAILNIHARKTKLSKEIDLRVIARATPGVSGADLANLINEGALIAARNDQSEILMHDLEEARDKILMGVAKKSMTITDKQKLETAYHEAGHALLHYYLEYADPLHKVTIIPRGRALGVAFSLPKEDRLSINKNQILDKIKICYGGYASEQINLGFTTAGVQNDLMQATNLAKKMVTEWGMGEDVGPIFLVDDEAPIFLPKEFSKSKAYSENTADRVDREVKRILEGCLREASDILMKHKDQLVKLAEALVARETLTDNEVRELLGFEIIESDYESSLRESKPETVTG, from the coding sequence ATGAATATTAACAATAATAATTTGAATAATAATGGTAAATCTAGTAACAAAAAGAAAAATAAGAATTGGATTTTGGTACTTGTTATAGTTTTCTTGGTTTTAGCAATATTCATGTCTTATTTTATGCGGGGCGGAGAGAGTTATAAGAACGTGCCTTATAGTACATTTCAAACTTATTTAGATAGTGGTTTAGTTGAATCGGCTGTAATAATTGATAAGAGTCAAATTCAGTTTATTGTCAAAAATTCAAATTTAGGAAAATCTTATTTCTTTACTAATATTCCTTATTTTGATATTAATTTACTCTCTGAGCTTAAAGCCAAGAGAGTTGAGGTAAGTTCTGGTAAGAGTCAAGCTTCTTTAATAGGTGTTGTTATCCAAACTTTGCCATGGATCTTATTTTTTATTTTCTTCTTTTTTATATTTCGTCAGACTCAGGGTGGGGGAGGCAAGGTTTTTTCATTTGGAAAAAGCAATGCTCAGAAGTATGAGGCAGGAAAAAATAAGGTTACTTTTAAAGATGTTGCTGGGCAAGAAGAAGCTAAGCAAGAACTTAGTGAAGTAGTTGAGTTTCTTAAACATCCTAAAAAATTCGAAAAGATAGGTGCAAGAATTCCAAAAGGTGTGCTCTTAGTTGGATCTCCTGGGACTGGAAAAACTTTGCTTGCTAAAGCTGTTGCTGGAGAAGCAGGTGTAAATTTTTTTCATATGTCAGGTTCTGATTTTGTTGAGATGTTTGTAGGGGTTGGAGCAAGTCGTGTTAGAGATTTATTTGATAATGCCAGAAAAAATGCTCCTTGCATAATTTTTATTGATGAGCTTGATGCTGTTGGAAGAAGTCGTGGAGCTGGTCTTGGTGGCGGTCATGATGAGAGGGAGCAAACTCTTAATCAGTTGTTAGTTGAAATGGATGGTTTTGGGACATATACTAATGTAATTGTGATGGCAGCAACAAATAGACCTGATGTTCTTGATTCCGCTTTACTTAGGCCCGGAAGGTTTGACAGGCAAGTAACAGTGACTCTTCCTGATATTAAAGAGAGAGAAGCAATACTTAATATACATGCCAGGAAGACTAAACTTTCAAAAGAAATTGATTTGCGGGTAATAGCACGAGCTACTCCTGGTGTTAGTGGTGCTGATCTTGCGAATTTGATTAATGAGGGCGCTTTAATTGCTGCAAGGAATGATCAGTCTGAGATCCTTATGCATGATTTGGAAGAAGCTAGAGATAAAATATTGATGGGGGTTGCTAAGAAATCTATGACTATTACTGATAAGCAAAAACTTGAAACAGCTTATCATGAGGCCGGACATGCATTGCTTCATTATTATCTTGAATATGCTGATCCTTTACATAAGGTTACTATTATTCCTAGAGGTAGGGCTCTTGGAGTTGCTTTTTCTCTTCCTAAGGAAGATAGGCTTTCAATAAATAAAAATCAGATTCTTGATAAGATTAAGATATGTTATGGTGGATATGCTAGTGAACAGATTAATTTAGGCTTTACTACAGCCGGTGTGCAGAATGATTTAATGCAGGCTACTAATTTGGCAAAGAAAATGGTTACAGAATGGGGTATGGGGGAAGATGTAGGTCCAATATTTTTAGTGGATGATGAAGCACCGATTTTCCTTCCAAAAGAATTTTCTAAATCAAAAGCATATTCTGAGAATACTGCTGATAGAGTAGATAGGGAAGTTAAGAGGATCCTTGAAGGATGTTTAAGGGAAGCCTCTGATATTTTGATGAAACATAAAGATCAGTTAGTGAAACTTGCAGAAGCTTTAGTTGCAAGGGAAACGTTGACAGATAATGAAGTAAGAGAGCTTTTGGGATTTGAAATCATTGAGAGTGATTATGAGAGCAGTTTAAGAGAGTCTAAACCAGAGACCGTTACTGGGTAG
- a CDS encoding S1C family serine protease, with amino-acid sequence MLIFSCSTIKDIDDKQIYYIPSESINKHIEDNDFEIALSSYYNLKNSGFEMEQGFLNLRDRALSGIKDEYLKFCNEKDYEKALFKLETLNLFGIMLNESKEQLILKHLESIKRTDPMLANFFAKYYLFDNTFDFLKTFVTSEKSPSRNVLLDTAVLTVWVDMGTKILNGRRLPNIALGSAFVIDNLKGYALTNYHVISSQVDNDYHGISNLYVRLPRGKGEKLPAEVISYSKEMDLALIKVSFKLEHQFNFNCSSNISIGDRIYAMGSPMGFEKTITSGIISGQNRNLLSVGDSYQIDAAINQGNSGGPVVNEIGELVGLTFAGILHSQGLNFVIPSKWVLKVLPFMYGGGSLRNKWLGLTFSESLKSLKISYVAPNSPADIGGLRSGDAIISVNSLRFDSLRELQYYILQRKSMVKIRYRRDDKEYESYLYPQDRPEDIIENIVESDSLRNLMGAFLGLHLSALSGKEYRVAKVFSNGLGDELNFRDNDEIFVYSFNYIKDKRVFVLLLYVKRLFSGYLGAPLQLVIPFDSLVFV; translated from the coding sequence ATGTTGATTTTTTCATGCAGCACTATAAAAGACATAGATGACAAGCAAATTTATTATATTCCATCTGAAAGTATAAATAAGCATATTGAAGATAATGATTTTGAGATTGCGCTTTCAAGTTATTACAATCTGAAGAATAGTGGTTTTGAAATGGAACAAGGTTTTCTAAATTTAAGAGATAGAGCTTTGTCCGGAATTAAAGATGAATACCTTAAGTTTTGTAATGAAAAAGATTATGAAAAAGCACTCTTTAAGCTTGAAACTTTAAATTTGTTTGGTATCATGCTTAATGAGAGCAAAGAACAGTTAATTTTAAAGCATCTTGAGAGTATAAAACGCACGGACCCAATGCTTGCGAATTTTTTTGCAAAATATTATTTATTTGATAATACTTTTGATTTTTTGAAAACTTTTGTTACAAGTGAGAAATCCCCTTCAAGGAATGTTTTGCTTGATACGGCTGTTTTAACAGTTTGGGTTGATATGGGTACTAAAATTTTAAACGGGCGTAGGTTGCCAAATATTGCCTTAGGCTCTGCTTTTGTTATTGATAATCTTAAGGGGTATGCTTTAACCAATTATCATGTAATTAGTTCCCAAGTTGATAATGATTATCATGGAATTTCGAATCTTTATGTTAGACTTCCAAGGGGTAAAGGTGAAAAATTGCCTGCAGAAGTCATTTCTTATTCAAAGGAAATGGATCTTGCTTTAATTAAGGTCTCTTTCAAATTAGAGCATCAATTTAATTTCAATTGTTCTTCGAATATTAGTATTGGAGATAGAATTTATGCTATGGGTTCTCCTATGGGATTTGAGAAGACTATTACTTCAGGAATAATTTCAGGACAAAATAGAAATTTATTGTCTGTGGGTGATTCTTATCAGATTGATGCTGCCATTAATCAGGGTAATTCCGGTGGACCTGTTGTCAATGAAATTGGCGAGTTAGTTGGCCTTACATTTGCTGGAATTTTACATTCTCAAGGTCTTAATTTTGTTATACCGTCCAAATGGGTTTTAAAGGTATTGCCATTTATGTATGGAGGTGGATCTTTAAGGAATAAGTGGTTGGGTTTGACTTTTTCTGAAAGTTTGAAAAGTTTGAAAATATCATATGTAGCTCCTAATTCTCCTGCAGATATTGGTGGACTTAGAAGTGGGGATGCTATTATTAGTGTTAATTCTTTGAGGTTTGATAGCTTAAGAGAGCTGCAATATTATATTTTGCAAAGAAAGTCTATGGTTAAAATTAGGTATAGAAGGGATGATAAAGAGTATGAGAGTTATTTGTACCCTCAAGACCGACCAGAGGATATTATTGAGAATATTGTAGAGAGTGATTCTTTGAGAAATTTGATGGGAGCTTTTTTAGGGTTACATTTGAGTGCTCTTTCTGGTAAAGAATATAGAGTTGCCAAGGTGTTTTCAAATGGTCTTGGTGATGAACTTAATTTTAGGGATAATGATGAAATTTTTGTTTATTCTTTTAATTATATTAAGGATAAAAGAGTATTTGTCTTATTGCTTTATGTTAAAAGACTGTTTTCAGGGTATTTAGGTGCTCCTTTGCAGCTTGTGATTCCTTTTGATTCTCTTGTGTTTGTATGA